Proteins from a genomic interval of Pantoea deleyi:
- the mfd gene encoding transcription-repair coupling factor, with product MSEQTRYTLPVKSGDLRQLGQLTGAAHAVECASITERHAGPVLMITPDTQTALRLLDEIRQFTDLPVAYLADWETLPYDSFSPHQDIISARLSTLYQLPVMQNGMLIMPVNTLMQRVCPHSFLHGHALVMKQGQKLSRDRLRDQLEQAGYRHVDQVMEHGEYATRGALLDLFPMGSDQPYRIDFFDDEIDSLRLFDVDTQRTLEAVAEINLLPAHEFPSDKAAIELFRSRWREMFDVRRESEHVYQQVSKGTLPAGIEYWQPLFFEQPLPSLFSYLPDNTLIVNCGDLEGSASRFWQDAEARYENRRVDPMRPLLEPVTLWLRPDALMGELKAWPRIQMTSEMLPAKAANTNLGYTPLPDLAIQAQAKAPLDHLRQFIETFSGAVVFSVESEGRRESLQELLARIKLRPQPVHRFDENGDDRFTLMIGASERGFIDTQGNRALICESDLLGERVSRRRQDTRHTINPDILIRNLAELHPGQPVVHLEHGVGRYIGLTTLEAGGIEAEYLMLSYANDAKLYVPVSSLHLISRYAGGADDNAPLHKLGSDAWSRARQKAAEKVRDVAAELLDIYAQRAAKAGFAFKHDREQYQLFCESFPFETTPDQAQAINAVLSDMCQPLAMDRLVCGDVGFGKTEVAMRAAFLAIENHKQVAVLVPTTLLAQQHYDNFRDRFANWPVRIEMLSRFRTAKEQAQVLEQASEGKIDILIGTHKLLMSDLKWHDLGLLIVDEEHRFGVRHKERIKAMRADVDILTLTATPIPRTLNMAMSGMRDLSIIATPPARRLAVKTFVREYDDLVIREAILREVLRGGQVYYLYNDVENIEKAAQRLSELVPEARVAIGHGQMRERELERVMNDFHHQRFNVLVCTTIIETGIDIPTANTIIIERADHFGLAQLHQLRGRVGRSHHQAYAWLLTPHPKAMTADAHKRLEAIASLEDLGAGFALATHDLEIRGAGELLGDEQSGQMETLGFTLYMELLENAVEALKAGREPSLEDLTSNQTEVELRMPALLPESFIPDVSTRLSLYKRIASAESEEELQELKVEMIDRFGLLPDAARNLLDVAIIRLQAQTVGLRKIEASDKGGYFDFAPQNKVDPAWLIGLLQKEPQQWKLDGPTRLRFTRELSERKLRMEWVQGFVSQLAEHQV from the coding sequence ATGTCCGAACAGACTCGTTATACCCTGCCCGTTAAATCCGGCGATCTCCGCCAGCTCGGCCAGCTCACAGGCGCTGCACATGCGGTAGAGTGTGCCAGCATTACCGAACGCCACGCCGGTCCGGTCCTGATGATTACCCCCGATACCCAGACTGCGCTGCGACTGCTGGATGAGATCCGCCAGTTTACCGATCTGCCGGTAGCCTACCTCGCCGACTGGGAAACGCTGCCGTATGACAGTTTTTCTCCGCATCAGGATATTATCTCGGCCCGTCTGTCGACCCTCTATCAGCTGCCCGTGATGCAGAACGGTATGCTGATCATGCCGGTCAATACGCTGATGCAGCGCGTCTGCCCGCACAGTTTCCTGCATGGCCATGCGCTGGTCATGAAGCAGGGGCAGAAACTGTCACGCGATCGGCTGCGCGACCAGCTGGAGCAGGCGGGCTACCGCCATGTGGATCAGGTGATGGAGCACGGGGAATATGCCACCCGCGGCGCCCTGCTCGACCTCTTCCCGATGGGCAGCGATCAGCCCTACCGTATCGACTTCTTTGATGATGAGATCGACAGCCTGCGCCTTTTTGACGTCGACACCCAGCGCACGCTGGAGGCGGTCGCCGAAATCAACCTGCTGCCCGCGCATGAGTTTCCCAGCGACAAAGCCGCCATTGAGCTGTTCCGCAGCCGCTGGCGTGAAATGTTCGATGTGCGCCGTGAATCGGAGCATGTCTATCAGCAGGTCAGTAAAGGCACGCTGCCGGCAGGCATCGAATACTGGCAGCCGCTCTTTTTCGAGCAGCCATTGCCCAGCCTGTTCAGCTACCTGCCCGATAACACCCTGATCGTGAACTGTGGCGATCTCGAAGGCAGCGCCAGCCGCTTCTGGCAGGATGCCGAAGCGCGCTATGAGAATCGGCGCGTCGACCCGATGCGTCCGCTGCTGGAGCCGGTGACCCTGTGGCTGCGCCCGGATGCGTTAATGGGCGAGCTGAAAGCCTGGCCGCGCATTCAGATGACCAGCGAGATGCTGCCCGCGAAAGCGGCCAATACCAACCTCGGCTACACCCCGCTGCCGGATCTTGCCATTCAGGCGCAGGCCAAAGCGCCGCTCGACCATCTGCGTCAGTTTATCGAGACCTTCAGCGGTGCCGTCGTCTTCTCGGTAGAGAGCGAAGGCCGCCGTGAGAGCCTGCAGGAGCTGCTGGCGCGGATTAAGCTGCGTCCTCAGCCGGTGCATCGCTTCGATGAAAACGGCGACGACCGGTTCACGCTGATGATCGGGGCCAGCGAACGCGGTTTTATTGACACTCAGGGCAACCGGGCGCTGATTTGTGAGAGCGATCTGCTGGGCGAGCGCGTCAGCCGTCGCCGTCAGGATACCCGCCACACCATCAATCCGGACATTCTGATCCGCAACCTGGCGGAACTGCACCCCGGCCAGCCGGTGGTGCACCTGGAGCACGGCGTAGGACGATACATCGGCCTGACCACGCTGGAGGCGGGCGGCATTGAGGCGGAATACCTGATGCTCTCTTACGCCAATGACGCCAAACTCTATGTGCCGGTTTCCTCGCTGCACCTGATCAGCCGCTATGCGGGCGGTGCGGACGATAACGCGCCCCTGCACAAGCTGGGCAGCGACGCCTGGTCACGCGCACGGCAGAAAGCGGCAGAGAAAGTGCGCGATGTCGCGGCTGAGCTGCTGGATATTTATGCCCAGCGCGCCGCCAAAGCGGGCTTTGCCTTTAAGCACGACCGTGAGCAGTATCAGCTGTTCTGTGAGAGTTTCCCGTTTGAGACGACTCCAGACCAGGCGCAGGCAATCAATGCGGTACTGAGCGATATGTGCCAGCCGCTGGCGATGGACCGTCTGGTATGTGGCGACGTCGGTTTCGGTAAAACCGAAGTGGCGATGCGCGCGGCGTTTCTGGCGATCGAGAACCATAAGCAGGTCGCCGTGCTGGTGCCGACCACCCTGCTGGCCCAGCAGCATTACGACAACTTCCGCGATCGCTTCGCCAACTGGCCGGTTCGCATTGAGATGCTTTCCCGTTTCCGCACCGCCAAAGAGCAGGCGCAGGTGCTGGAACAGGCCAGCGAGGGCAAGATCGACATCCTGATCGGCACCCACAAGCTGCTGATGAGCGACCTGAAATGGCACGATCTCGGTCTGCTGATTGTCGATGAGGAGCACCGCTTCGGGGTCCGCCATAAAGAGCGGATCAAGGCGATGCGGGCCGATGTGGATATCCTGACGCTCACCGCCACGCCGATTCCGCGTACCCTGAATATGGCGATGAGCGGCATGCGCGATCTCTCCATTATCGCCACGCCGCCGGCCCGTCGTTTAGCGGTGAAGACCTTCGTCCGCGAATATGATGACCTGGTGATCCGCGAAGCGATCCTGCGTGAGGTGCTGCGTGGCGGCCAGGTTTACTACCTCTATAACGACGTTGAAAATATTGAGAAAGCGGCGCAGCGCCTGAGCGAGCTGGTGCCGGAAGCGCGGGTGGCGATCGGCCACGGCCAGATGCGTGAGCGCGAGCTGGAGCGGGTGATGAACGATTTCCATCATCAGCGTTTCAACGTGCTGGTCTGCACCACCATTATCGAAACCGGGATCGACATTCCGACCGCGAACACCATCATCATCGAACGGGCCGACCACTTTGGTCTGGCCCAGCTGCACCAGCTGCGCGGGCGCGTCGGGCGTTCGCATCATCAGGCCTATGCCTGGCTGTTAACGCCGCATCCAAAGGCGATGACCGCCGATGCGCATAAACGCCTTGAGGCGATCGCCTCGCTGGAAGATCTGGGCGCCGGTTTTGCGCTGGCGACCCATGATCTGGAGATTCGCGGCGCGGGCGAGCTGCTGGGTGATGAGCAGAGCGGCCAGATGGAGACGCTGGGCTTCACGCTCTACATGGAGCTGCTGGAGAATGCGGTCGAGGCGCTGAAAGCGGGACGCGAGCCGTCGCTGGAAGATCTTACCAGCAATCAGACCGAGGTGGAGCTGCGCATGCCTGCGCTGCTGCCGGAGAGCTTTATCCCCGATGTCAGCACCCGCCTTTCACTCTACAAACGCATTGCCAGCGCGGAAAGTGAAGAGGAGCTGCAGGAGCTGAAGGTCGAGATGATCGACCGCTTCGGCCTGCTGCCGGATGCGGCGCGCAACCTGCTGGATGTGGCGATTATCCGCCTGCAGGCGCAAACCGTGGGACTGCGTAAGATCGAAGCCAGCGACAAAGGCGGTTATTTCGATTTTGCGCCGCAGAACAAGGTGGATCCGGCCTGGCTGATCGGCCTGCTGCAGAAGGAACCGCAGCAGTGGAAGCTGGATGGCCCGACGCGACTGCGTTTCACCCGTGAACTGTCAGAAAGAAAGCTGCGGATGGAGTGGGTGCAGGGCTTTGTCTCACAACTGGCTGAGCATCAGGTCTGA
- a CDS encoding glycine zipper 2TM domain-containing protein, with protein sequence MNKSMLAGIGIGVAAALGVAAVAGMNVFDRGPQYAQVLSATPIKESIRQPRQECRNVTLTHRRAVQDENRLAGSVLGAVAGGVLGHQFGGGRGRDVATVAGAVAGGYAGNQVQAGLQDRDTYTTTEQRCKTVYDKQEKKLGYDVTYKIGDQQGKIRMENDPGTRIPLDRNGQLILNGDQA encoded by the coding sequence GTGAATAAATCAATGTTAGCGGGTATCGGTATTGGTGTGGCAGCAGCGCTGGGTGTTGCCGCCGTGGCAGGCATGAACGTGTTTGATCGCGGCCCGCAATACGCTCAGGTACTTTCTGCAACGCCTATCAAAGAGAGCATCAGGCAGCCACGCCAGGAGTGCCGTAATGTCACCCTGACGCATCGCCGGGCCGTACAGGACGAAAACCGTCTTGCCGGATCGGTGTTAGGTGCAGTGGCAGGGGGTGTGCTGGGTCACCAGTTTGGTGGCGGTCGCGGCAGGGATGTGGCGACGGTAGCGGGTGCGGTAGCGGGCGGTTATGCCGGTAATCAGGTCCAGGCCGGACTGCAGGATCGGGATACTTACACCACCACCGAACAGCGCTGCAAAACAGTTTATGATAAACAAGAGAAAAAACTGGGATATGACGTGACCTATAAAATAGGCGACCAGCAGGGCAAAATCCGTATGGAAAATGACCCCGGCACGCGTATTCCTCTGGACCGCAATGGTCAGCTGATTCTGAACGGCGACCAGGCGTAA
- a CDS encoding IS1 family transposase (programmed frameshift), giving the protein MATVTVHCPRCNSDEVYRHGLSPTKRERFRCQCWHRVFQLSYRYEARKPGVKEQIIDMTHNGSGIRDTARTLKIGINTVIRGFKKLTPRRITSSPVAHADVALICELDEQWAFVGSKALQHWLWYAYNTKTGGVLAYTFGPRTNETCRELLALLTPFSIGMITSDNWGSYAREVPKEKHLTGKIFTQRIERNNLALRTRIKRLARKTICFSRSIEIHEKVIGSFIEKYMFY; this is encoded by the exons ATGGCTACCGTAACAGTCCACTGCCCCCGCTGTAATTCAGATGAAGTTTACCGACATGGACTCAGCCCGACCAAACGTGAGAGATTCCGCTGCCAGTGTTGGCACCGTGTATTCCAGCTTTCTTATCGCTATGAAGCCAGAAAACCGGGAGTCAAAGAGCAAATCATTGATATGACTCATAACGGGTCAGGTATCCGAGATACCGCCAGAACACTAAAAATCGGTATCAACACAGTCATTCGGG GCTTTAAAAAACTGACACCCCGCCGGATTACCTCTTCTCCGGTCGCTCATGCCGACGTAGCGCTTATCTGTGAACTCGATGAGCAGTGGGCCTTTGTTGGCAGTAAAGCCCTACAACACTGGCTATGGTACGCTTACAACACCAAAACAGGCGGCGTACTGGCCTACACCTTCGGTCCGCGTACAAATGAGACCTGCAGGGAGCTATTGGCTCTGTTAACACCGTTCAGCATTGGTATGATAACCAGTGACAACTGGGGAAGCTATGCCAGAGAAGTCCCGAAGGAGAAGCACCTGACGGGCAAGATTTTTACGCAACGCATTGAGCGTAACAACCTGGCACTCCGCACCCGGATTAAGCGTCTGGCCCGCAAAACGATTTGCTTCTCACGCTCCATCGAAATCCACGAAAAAGTCATCGGCTCATTCATCGAAAAGTATATGTTCTACTAA
- a CDS encoding IS1 family transposase (programmed frameshift), with product MATVTVHCPRCNSDEVYRHGLSPTKRERFRCQCCHRVFQLSYRYEARKPGVKEQIIDMTHNGSGIRDTARTLKIGINTVIRGFKKLTPRRITSSPVAHADVALICELDEQWAFVGSKALQHWLWYAYNTKTGGVLAYTFGPRTNETCRELLALLTPFSIGMITSDNWGSYAREVPKEKHLTGKIFTQRIERNNLALRTRIKRLARKTICFSRSIEIHEKVIGSFIEKYMFY from the exons ATGGCTACCGTAACAGTCCACTGCCCCCGCTGTAATTCAGATGAAGTTTACCGACATGGACTCAGCCCGACTAAACGTGAGAGATTCCGCTGCCAGTGTTGTCACCGTGTATTCCAGCTTTCTTATCGCTATGAAGCCAGAAAACCGGGAGTCAAAGAGCAAATCATTGATATGACTCATAACGGGTCAGGTATCCGAGATACCGCCAGAACACTAAAAATCGGTATCAACACAGTCATTCGGG GCTTTAAAAAACTGACACCCCGCCGGATTACCTCTTCTCCGGTCGCTCATGCCGACGTAGCGCTTATCTGTGAACTCGATGAGCAGTGGGCCTTTGTTGGCAGTAAAGCCCTACAACACTGGCTATGGTACGCTTACAACACCAAAACAGGCGGCGTACTGGCCTACACCTTCGGTCCGCGTACAAATGAGACCTGCAGGGAGCTATTGGCTCTGTTAACACCGTTCAGCATTGGTATGATAACCAGTGACAACTGGGGAAGCTATGCCAGAGAAGTCCCGAAGGAGAAGCACCTGACGGGCAAGATTTTTACGCAACGCATTGAGCGTAACAACCTGGCACTCCGCACCCGGATTAAGCGTCTGGCCCGCAAAACGATTTGCTTCTCACGCTCCATCGAAATCCACGAAAAAGTCATCGGCTCATTCATCGAAAAGTATATGTTCTACTAA